The nucleotide window GATCAGGGGGCATGACGTGCGGAACGGAGGTCAGCGCATATCCGATCAGGATCGAAACTGCGGGTAGCGTCATGACAAAATAATGCTCGCGAAAATGCAGACCTGGACAGACCGCTAGAATGGAGCTGATGACGAGACCAATAACAAATGGACGCAGATTGCGGTTTCCTCTCTTTGAGACCAGAAAAACGAAACCGGCGATGGCCATGAGCCAGAGCGGAAGTTGGACCATGAATTTGACTAACGCCGTCATCAGGTTGTAGATCGCCGTATCAAGCGGTACACCGGCAGCGTAGGTACTCGCGTAGGTGACGGTCCAAAACCAGAATTTTTCGAGTGCCCCGACTTGTGACAGCCAGAAAACTATGAGGACGAATGGCAGGACCAGGCCGGCTAGGAAGAGCAAGCAGCTGCGTGTCAACGCTGTCGGCGAAACGGATGGGTTCAATCTGCCGTGCCGGATAAGGAGGACAAGCCCGAAAATCGCCAAGAAAGCAGCATGCTGCTTTGTCGCGAATGCGAGCCCGAAACAGAGTCCGCTCACGAACAAAATGGGAGAGCGGGGGCATTCAAGACTGCGCAGCAGCAGGACTAAACCGGCTAGGGAAAAGAAAACGACAAGGTGAGTGGCATGGGCAAAGGCACCCAGAACAGATTGGCTGAGGGAGAGGAGTGCATAACTTGCACAGGCGATGAGTGCGGCGTTATTGTCCAGCAATCGCCGAGTCAGGAGATATACAAGAAAAATGTTGAGAACATTGACCAGTAACAAACCTGCGTGAATGCCCGAAGCTGTCTGGCCGAAAATCGTCATGAACAGGGCATACATTAGCCCTGCACCGGGCAACTTCATGGTGTAGACACTGGCATAGGGAGGGATGCCCTTGAGCAGAAGCTGCCCCATATAGGCGTATTCCCCCTCGTCCCGCTCAAGCGGGACCGGCAGGAGGCGAATGCGGACATAGGCGACCACAGCGAGAACAACCAGCAGCAGAATCACATATGGGTATGTCGAAGCGCTTTTCGCTCCATCTCTCATCCTCATTCCTCACCGATTTTTCTTCATTCTCCGGTATTCCCGTTCTTCCTTTTCCGCATCCGCCTGTCTGTTCATCATCTTGTACAGAAGCGCCAGATTGTAGGGTATGGCGGGATTGCCGGATTCCAGAGAGCGGGCTTTTTCGAAATAGGTGAGGGCGCCATTCAGATTTCCCTTTTCAGCCATAATGCCTCCCAAGTCGATCAGAGCCGGCACAAAGGTGGGTTCCATGCGCAAGGCCGCCCGGAAGAGCCGTTCCGCGCCGGCCAGATCCCCCCTGGCGGTCAGCTCTTCTCCCTGACGGCAGAGAGCAAGCGCCCGTTCCGTAAGCATACTGAAAACCAGTGGGTTGATAGCCAGCGCCCTGTTACGGAAGCTCTGCGCCATTGCTTGATCCCCCATCTCCTCGCGAATCTTTGCGGACATGACCAGAGCTTCGAGGTTGGCTGGTTCCTGTTCCAGTTTCCTGGCTAGGAAGGGCAGGGCTTTGGCCGGCTTTCCCATGTCGATGAACATGGATGCAGATCCCATCAGCATCTCGACGTTTAAGTCCTTTTTGCCCGCGGCTTCCATCAGGTATGGTTCGGCAGCAGCAAATTCCCCCCGGTCGAAATGAAAAATACCGAGCCTCTGGAAACCGATGCTCATTGCCGGAGCATCCGCAACCATCCGGCTGAACAAAGTCTGCTCATTGCGCCAGTAGCCGTTCCTGTGGATGTCGAGCGCACCGTAGGTAATGAGCAGCAGGCCGAGCAGGGCAAGGGCCACTTTTCGTGGAGTGGAGCAGATGGCCCAGGCAAGCGCCAGACTGAAGCCGAAGGAAGCGAAGTAGGCATAGCGGTCAGCCATTTTGGTGATGCCGAGGGGCAGAATGGTGGATACCGGCAGGAGAAAGAGGAAAAAGACGATGGCAGCGTAGAGAAGCTCGCGTTTTCCTCGAAAACGATAAACCGCACCAGCAATGAGCGCGAGCAGACCAATGTCGCTCAGCAGCGACAGTATGCCCGGTCTATCGGCAACATCGTACATGACCTTGATGTTGAACGGGTTGAGCATGTTCCAGAGATATGAGACGTATACCTGAGGGGCTGTCCAGACTGCACCGGTCAGATCGAGCCTGTTCACGATCCCCGCGCTCTGGACAGTAAACGCCCGCAACGAAAGGTAAACGCAGATCGCGGCCCCATAGGGTGCATATGTTCGCCACCCTGGTTTGTCCGAGGAGATGACCCGATCGTGCATGATGAAGATCACCGGCAGAAGGAGCGCGAATTCCTTGGAGAATATGGCTGGGACAAAGCACGCCAGAGCCGGCAGGTAGCGTTTGTTGACATGAAACAGCAGTGACAGTAATGCAAAGCAGGCGCAGAGC belongs to Geobacter sp. SVR and includes:
- a CDS encoding glycosyltransferase family 39 protein, translating into MRDGAKSASTYPYVILLLVVLAVVAYVRIRLLPVPLERDEGEYAYMGQLLLKGIPPYASVYTMKLPGAGLMYALFMTIFGQTASGIHAGLLLVNVLNIFLVYLLTRRLLDNNAALIACASYALLSLSQSVLGAFAHATHLVVFFSLAGLVLLLRSLECPRSPILFVSGLCFGLAFATKQHAAFLAIFGLVLLIRHGRLNPSVSPTALTRSCLLFLAGLVLPFVLIVFWLSQVGALEKFWFWTVTYASTYAAGVPLDTAIYNLMTALVKFMVQLPLWLMAIAGFVFLVSKRGNRNLRPFVIGLVISSILAVCPGLHFREHYFVMTLPAVSILIGYALTSVPHVMPPDLQGRLVPYGPAILFFLAIAYGLFSERSHFFILSPEEVSRATYGVNPFPEAPVIAHYLREHTSPEDRIAVLGSEPEICFYAGRMSATGHIYMYGLMENHRNAEAMQQAMVREIEAVRPRYIVAVNVDYSWLVRPDSQRAVIEWGGQYIREFYERTGITEISDTGGASRYYWGAQATGYTPVSESFITVYRRRFGM
- a CDS encoding lipopolysaccharide assembly protein LapB, which gives rise to MIDFPQRRIYALGIITILVAAVYGSILGHGFVWDDFDIIANNPLTSSLANIPKFFVSEDMSDGPTGYYRPLTYVSFTIDRAVWGLNPIGFTLTNILLHIATALLFYRVVARLFSREDLALAAALLFALHPIAGETVNFHAGGRNTLLCACFALLSLLFHVNKRYLPALACFVPAIFSKEFALLLPVIFIMHDRVISSDKPGWRTYAPYGAAICVYLSLRAFTVQSAGIVNRLDLTGAVWTAPQVYVSYLWNMLNPFNIKVMYDVADRPGILSLLSDIGLLALIAGAVYRFRGKRELLYAAIVFFLFLLPVSTILPLGITKMADRYAYFASFGFSLALAWAICSTPRKVALALLGLLLITYGALDIHRNGYWRNEQTLFSRMVADAPAMSIGFQRLGIFHFDRGEFAAAEPYLMEAAGKKDLNVEMLMGSASMFIDMGKPAKALPFLARKLEQEPANLEALVMSAKIREEMGDQAMAQSFRNRALAINPLVFSMLTERALALCRQGEELTARGDLAGAERLFRAALRMEPTFVPALIDLGGIMAEKGNLNGALTYFEKARSLESGNPAIPYNLALLYKMMNRQADAEKEEREYRRMKKNR